The following are encoded in a window of Torulaspora globosa chromosome 4, complete sequence genomic DNA:
- the ANK1 gene encoding ankyrin repeat-containing protein ANK1 (ancestral locus Anc_3.565), with product MESEGASFGEQLLEASRRNNIDLLETILESLANEPDRIADLINSSKDPFGNTALHLSCKSGSWEVLDLLLDQENIEIDPQNKVDGDSPLHVAVRYAQEEPEHGTFIARNLVEVGADPRLRNRHNQKPIDLIHGDELDELIDLLQGAELAADMDGDQAEDVEDEVIDDGPDDADPDVE from the coding sequence ATGGAATCTGAGGGAGCTTCGTTTGGAGAACAACTTTTAGAGGCCTCTAGGAGGAACAACATAGACTTGTTGGAGACAATTTTGGAGAGTCTCGCTAATGAGCCTGATAGGATTGCTGATCTCATAAACAGCTCAAAAGACCCGTTTGGAAACACTGCCCTTCATCTGTCATGTAAGTCCGGATCATGGGAGGTCCTGGACCTACTGCTAGACCAAGAAAATATCGAGATAGACCCACAGAATAAGGTCGATGGCGACTCCCCGCTTCATGTGGCTGTCAGGTACGCCCAAGAAGAGCCTGAACATGGGACGTTCATTGCGAGAAACCTCGTCGAAGTCGGTGCGGATCCAAGACTGAGAAACCGGCACAATCAAAAGCCCATCGACCTCATCCACGGCGATGAGCTCGACGAACTCATTGATTTGCTGCAAGGCGCGGAATTGGCCGCTGACATGGATGGCGATCAAGCGGAGGATGTGGAAGACGAAGTGATAGACGATGGTCCAGACGATGCTGATCCTGATGTCGAATAG
- the TAD1 gene encoding tRNA-specific adenosine deaminase (ancestral locus Anc_3.566) has protein sequence MMTDGALEEDLGGRIAALVQNAYQKLGPACKPVVRSNGLKEWTVLAGTVAVSTDKASGKSQFRLISIGTGVKALPDVVLARSQGKMVHDCHAEILALRGLNTVILEHINYLKKNPLRSSDLIEKGSTGAYAFKNKWELALYISTLPCGDASMIALSKTAQAECDEYRRLSFQESDRIQWIDEKIRTIIRGRFNYGTIGVVRTKPGRYDSQITYSKSCSDKLCAIQVTSVLNSLTWELMEAPLFLKYLVIPKETHPQDLRRSFRDRLAPMSCRPLEFLTCTRSFCDGKSDSTDDPSSMACVKLFIDLPSVGNIEQAILNGVRNGFYTKDNKPLRTNCEPIVSRYAQWKLFTEIRPELSQSTYLAFKAGQDTRNKLICDVKRQLSPDGWIRTCKDDCQL, from the coding sequence ATGATGACTGATGGAGCTCTGGAGGAGGATCTAGGAGGCCGTATTGCAGCTTTGGTACAAAACGCATATCAAAAACTGGGTCCAGCATGTAAACCAGTTGTACGATCAAATGGATTGAAAGAGTGGACTGTTCTGGCAGGCACAGTTGCTGTTTCCACCGATAAGGCGTCAGGAAAGAGCCAGTTTAGGCTGATCAGCATTGGTACAGGCGTCAAAGCATTGCCCGATGTCGTCTTGGCCAGAAGTCAAGGAAAGATGGTTCACGACTGCCATGCAGAGATACTAGCTCTCAGAGGGCTTAATACTGTTATACTAGAACACATTAACTACCTAAAGAAGAACCCACTTCGGAGCTCTGATCTTATCGAAAAGGGATCGACTGGCGCCTATGCTTTTAAGAACAAGTGGGAATTGGCATTGTATATCAGTACGTTACCTTGCGGTGACGCTAGTATGATTGCGCTTAGCAAGACTGCTCAAGCAGAATGTGATGAGTACAGGAGGCTCTCTTTCCAGGAAAGCGACCGGATCCAATGGATAGACGAGAAGATTCGCACCATCATACGAGGACGCTTCAACTATGGCACAATTGGCGTCGTTAGAACGAAACCTGGAAGGTACGATTCTCAGATTACCTATTCCAAGTCTTGCTCTGATAAGCTGTGCGCCATCCAAGTAACGTCAGTCCTCAATTCCTTGACGTGGGAGTTAATGGAGGCCCCACTCTTCCTAAAATATCTGGTCATCCCAAAAGAGACTCACCCTCAGGACCTACGGCGCAGTTTCAGAGACAGGCTTGCTCCTATGTCCTGTAGACCATTGGAGTTCTTGACATGCACCAGGTCCTTTTGCGATGGCAAAAGTGATTCAACCGATGACCCTTCATCAATGGCTTGTGTgaaactcttcatcgatcTACCGAGTGTCGGTAATATAGAGCAGGCCATCTTAAATGGCGTCAGGAACGGTTTCTACACCAAGGATAACAAGCCATTGAGGACAAATTGCGAGCCCATCGTCAGTAGATATGCCCAGTGGAAGTTATTCACAGAGATTCGGCCAGAACTAAGCCAAAGCACCTACCTGGCCTTCAAAGCCGGTCAAGATACAAGAAATAAACTCATATGTGACGTAAAAAGACAACTATCGCCTGATGGCTGGATTAGAACCTGCAAGGACGATTGTCAACTGTAG